Proteins encoded by one window of Epinephelus moara isolate mb chromosome 18, YSFRI_EMoa_1.0, whole genome shotgun sequence:
- the LOC126405234 gene encoding kinetochore-associated protein DSN1 homolog has translation MLSARCEENGLKEKMAEKHSAVGHDGCESVAVDTQNEINSEKQTKKRCLSTSPSTAPPNKSPRTSVSPSRQKTDAGDQLAMQTENTEGPSCPTFSPTARRKSWRRATITRRSLPALPNPYQVLCRSISASLPQQERLEKLMEASMRLVIERTQDSIQSVPNTSLESFQKQVEHMQKEWGCLAKSIRDEHQGHQFPAGAASSSDPAVQRAMEKVQKAINRLQAESESWEALLNKHRSKAKELERKVEQGQEGGVSLDTTSVAQSSQYHFLQSKPDYHGLLCRQQPMLHTMATIMDTQTKMVRKLLSIKEQSQLLVKETSGRLAAEAGFQDLSPDLIKNLLAAPLSSATT, from the exons ATGTTGAGCGCGCGCTGTGAAGAAAACggtttgaaagaaaaaatggcGGAAAAACATTCGGCTGTGGGACATGACGg TTGCGAAAGTGTCGCCGTCGATACCCAGAATGAG ATCAACTCGgagaaacagacaaagaaaagatgCCTCTCCACAAGCCCCAGCACAGCTCCCCCAAACAAATCTCCCCGTACCTCCGTATCACCcagcagacagaaaacagatgcAGGGGACCAACTAGCGatgcagacagaaaacacagagggaCCTTCATGTCCAACTTTCAGCCCCACTGCACGAAGGAAATCCTGGAGAAGAGCTACTATAACCCGACGCTCACTCCCTGCCCTTCCCAATCCATATCAGG TGTTGTGCAGGAGCATCAGTGCATCTTTACCACAGCAAGAGAGGCTTGAGAAATTGATGGAGGCTTCAATGAGG CTGGTAATAGAAAGAACTCAAGATTCCATACAGTCGGTGCCGAACACCTCACTGGAGTCTTTTCAGAAACAAG TTGAGCACATGCAGAAAGAGTGGGGTTGTTTGGCCAAAAGCATACGCGATGAGCACCAGGGTCATCAATTCCCTGCTGGAGCAGCCAG TTCTAGTGACCCAGCAGTGCAAAGAGCCATGGAAAAAGTCCAGAAAGCCATCAACAG GCTCCAGGCTGAAAGTGAATCTTGGGAGGCACTGTTGAACAAACACCGGAGCAAAGCAAAGGAATTGGAAAG GAAAGTGGAGCAGGGCCAGGAGGGAGGCGTATCATTAGACACTACATCTGTGGCCCAGTCGTCCCAGTACCATTTCTTACAGAGTAAACCTGACTACCACGGTCTCCTCTGTCGACAACAGCCCATGCTTCACACTATGGCAACGATT ATGGACACACAGACTAAGATGGTTCGAAAGCTTCTGTCCATCAAGGAGCAGTCACAGTTGCTAGTGAAAGAGACCAGTGGCCGACTGG CCGCAGAAGCAGGATTCCAGGATCTTTCCCCCGACCTCATCAAGAACCTCCTGGCAGCACCTTTATCCTCCGCAACTACATAG